GTTTTTCCGCATCGCACCGATAGTCTCCCGTGCGATGATGCGGGATCCGATCGCCGCCTGCAGCGCCACTTCGAACATCTGCCTCGGGATCACCTCCTTGAGCTTTTCCACAAGAAGACGGGCGCGGGTATAGGCTTTGTCCTGGTGCACAATGAAAGAAAGCGCGTCCACCTGCTCTCCGTTGACCATGACGTCCACCTTGACGAGATTCGAGGGGCGATAGCCCAGCCATTCGTAATCGAAAGACGCATAGCCTTTCGAGATGGACTTCAGACGGTCGTAGAAATCCAGAACGACCTCATTCAGGGGCATTTCGTACTGGATGGAAACCCGTCGGGAATCAAGGTACCGCATGTCCTTCTGGACGGCCCGCTTCTCCTGACAAAGAGCCATGACCGGCCCCAGGTATTCCGCAGGCAGAAAGAGCGTGCCGAGAATAAACGGCTCGAACACTTCGTCGATCTTGTTGGGGGGAGGAAGCTCGGAGGGATTCACGACCAGGATCTCTTCCGACGCTCCGCCCAGGAGCCGGACCCGATAGACGACGGTGGGGGCCGTGCTGATCAGGGTCAGATGAAATTCCCGTTCGAGTCTCTCCTGGATGATTTCCATATGGAGCAGTCCGAGAAAACCGCACCGGAAACCAAACCCGAGAGCCAGGGAGGTTTCCATCTCGAACGTGAACGAAGCGTCGTTCAGGCGCAGCTTTTCAAGGGCTTCCTTCAAGTCGTCATACTGCTCCGTCTCCGTCGGAAAAAGACCGCAGAACACCATCGGCTTTGCCTCATGGAACCCCGGAAACGCTTCCGGAGCCGGGTCCTCCTCCAGAACGAGGGTGTCCCCGATGCGGGTTTCACGGACAGACTTGATCCCCGACACGATGATGCCGACCTCGCCGGGCCCCAGCTCCTCCAGAAGGATCTTTTTCGGAGTCTGTGCCGAAATCTCGAGAACTTCGTGCGTTCTTCCCGTTGAAAACAGCCGGAACCGGTCTCCCACCCGGATCGTTCCATCAAAAACGCGGACAAGGATCACGGCCCCCTGGAACGGATCGAACCACGAATCGAACAGGAGGGCTTTCAGAGAACGGCCCGGATGACTGACCGGCGGAGGAACCCGGGCCACCACGGCTTCGAGAACATCCTCGACACCGATTCCCGCCTTGGCTGAAATCAGAAGGGCATCCTCGGAAGGAAGACCGATCGCTTCCTCGATCT
This Leptospirillum ferriphilum DNA region includes the following protein-coding sequences:
- the lepA gene encoding translation elongation factor 4 is translated as MSFPLERIRNFCIIAHIDHGKSTLADRLLEMTGSVTARETRDQQLDAMDLERERGITIKAHTVRLVYRARDGQDYLLNLIDTPGHVDFTYEVSRSLAACEGALLVVDASQGVEAQTIANAYLALENDVHMIPVINKIDLPGADIEKTREQIEEAIGLPSEDALLISAKAGIGVEDVLEAVVARVPPPVSHPGRSLKALLFDSWFDPFQGAVILVRVFDGTIRVGDRFRLFSTGRTHEVLEISAQTPKKILLEELGPGEVGIIVSGIKSVRETRIGDTLVLEEDPAPEAFPGFHEAKPMVFCGLFPTETEQYDDLKEALEKLRLNDASFTFEMETSLALGFGFRCGFLGLLHMEIIQERLEREFHLTLISTAPTVVYRVRLLGGASEEILVVNPSELPPPNKIDEVFEPFILGTLFLPAEYLGPVMALCQEKRAVQKDMRYLDSRRVSIQYEMPLNEVVLDFYDRLKSISKGYASFDYEWLGYRPSNLVKVDVMVNGEQVDALSFIVHQDKAYTRARLLVEKLKEVIPRQMFEVALQAAIGSRIIARETIGAMRKNVLAKCYGGDITRKRKLLEKQKEGKKRMKQIGRVEVPQEAFMAVLRVSETGKDPG